Genomic segment of Pagrus major chromosome 19, Pma_NU_1.0:
ACTGAACTGAATATGTTGCTaactgttagctgttagctgctaactgctagctgctaactgctagctGTGCCATCAGTTTCCAGAGATCATGTTTagttttgaataaaaacaactaTTAAGAGCCCTTTGAGATTGAGACATGCGGGGTTTAATCTAAGCTCAGTAGCACTGTGATCATTATTCTCGTGTCTGAGACAAATAACGAGTTGACTTGAATGTAATGAAAAGTATCTCCGGCCTCGGCGCACAGCTGCTGAGCGTGTGTCCGCTCACAGCGCGCTGAATTCAGCCTTTTAAGGAGAAAACTGCCGGAGGCCATGTTGGGTCAGAAGCAGGCTAACGCTAGCAGAAGCTAGCTAACGCTAGCAGAAGCAGGCTAACGCTAGCAGAAGCTAGCTAACTGGTTTAACTTCGTGAAGTcgagcaacacacacaaatgcgtGACACGGCAGAAGAAGACGAGCGACCAGGAGACGTATTTACCTTCGGTGTCACTGCGGTGCCTCCTGTTTGATCCATGATTACAACGACGATTAATCGATAGTTTCCGTGAGGAGTGAATGGTGGCTAGCCgctgagctaacgttagcacgcTCCGGGGGCAGGTCCGGCGACACAAACGTCCTGAAAACGAGACAAACAACAAAGTGTCGCGATGTGACACGTCCAGAAAAGTGTTGTATGAACTTCAGAGAGCACAAAAAGACGATTAACGGGTCAGTAACGAAGGTTTTGAAATGACGGAGAGGATAAACGAGGTAGACGCTCTCACTGAGGGGTTTCACAGCCGAGTGGACTTTAGCACAACAGGAACTGCGTCACAGAGGCGACAGTGcgccttcacaataaaagccctcccgaggtcttttattttgttgagcgTTATCACCAAGTGAATAATCGAttagttttttcttcttaagttttaataattaatttattatatatatttaaagaaaattgaCAACCGTTCTCCAGATTCAGCTCATCTGATGTGAGAATTTGctaaactttaaataaaatccTCACAACTTCCTGTCAGTTTTGGAGAAAATGATGAATTGATTAGTCATGAGAATAATGAAgacattaatcaataataattgaTCAAGCTAATTAAGTTTTAAGTAGTTTGTCCTTTAAGGCACAAAGAAAgcacatacaaaataaaacagctaaTAAAACCTGCATTTATAAAAATtgtggattattattattatcattattattatcgttAGGTGCTTCTGGACTAAATCTACAggagtttgattatttatttttcttgcataatgttttaatgcaaaatcaaactaataaagtaaaaacaaaaacaacagtgtcatTGAGAAATGTTCTAGTTATTATTACTATCATTATTATTCTTATCAGCTACTGTTGTTAGGTTCagtaatgttaataataataataataataataataaataataaatacttaGTATATATAAGATAAAAATTAATAGACTGGgattatgaaatattaaagttcATGTCAAgtgacaacagaaaaagaaacagacaactACACATATTAGAAAGGAGGTTAcaatagatagataaataaatagataaagaataaatctgatgtaaaaatgtaattaaaaatactgcatcataggatttattttgtgttgacTTCCTGTCGCCTTTTTTGCTTATATGCGTGCGCTCGTGTGCGCGCACCAGCCCAGTGCGTGTGCACGTACAACCTACAATCTGTCCAGGTTGAGTCGTGAACGCGCATGGCCGTCAGCTGCTGTCACAGCGTCCAGGTGGGTGAAGTCAGACCGGGTTAGCGGGAGCGAGGCCGGAAACCGAGAGAGTGGGCCTTCAAAATTAAAGCATGGAGTTTGTCATTGTAAAAAACGAGTTGCACAGGTGACCTGGATGCACCGAGGATGTTGTATCGTATATGTTGAATAATATTGAATCTAGTAGAAAATCAGTCTGGTATAAATAAGTTTTGATAATTATTCTCATGATTATTCTGATTTTGAGCGTTTgcagttttttatgttttataggCAGTCGTGTAaattactgtctgtgtttgtcagtcAGATTTTAGACTTTGGATTATTATAACAGTTTTCTAACAGTTTAAAGGCTTTttgactgaaagaaaacaatataACTGATGTCACTGCTCTTCTGCACAGAGCTGTGCTCAAGTGAGACTGAGTTATTTTAAATGATCCAATGGTAATTAGACAAGTACCAGAGTAAACTATTACATCATTATGTTGATTAAaagataaacaacaaacaaattgtcaaaaaaattaaaaataaaaacaaagcaaattaaagcattttctgtgttttttcatttatgtaTGTGGTGAATGTAGTACCATGTGaataagctaaactaagctaagctaagctaagctaagctaagatgTACCTTTATTGATCCATAGGAGAAATGTGACTCAGCATCACATGAGAACAAACAGTGTATAAACAATCACAACAagtagaatagaatagaataaaaataaaagccttttgCACAATAAACGAAATGTCAGTGATTTGTAGGTTATTTCCAGTCAgatttaattgtttattgttgttcagagaaaatgaattggtaaaaaaaaaaaagtctttaatttTGAAAGCGGTGACCGGAAGTGGCGCTGTTTATTCTGAAAAGCTGACGCTCCCGGAGCATCCTGACGTCTTCTCGGAGCACAAAGTGAAAACGCATCTCGGCGTGATGCTCCGTCCTCTCACGCTGCGATGCCCGCACGGACCCGCAAGGACGCGCTTTGATCTCCTCTGACGCCTTCAGGGACTTTTTGACTCTGTATCCGTCCGCCCCCCGTCAGATTCTCCATCTGGACCGAAACCTCTTTTGTCCGCGGGATACCGATGGCCACCACCGCCACCGTCCccagcatcagcagcatcatcatcagcagcagcagcagcatcatcagcagcagcagcaccggAGGGCCGTCGGGCCAGTCAGGACGGCCGGGATTCAACCAGCAGGTCGCTTCTGTGAGTATTTCATCACATCCCCCTCTGAGAGACACGAAGAAGAagctgatcacacacacacacgagctcACTTGTGGAGGATGCTCTCACATTTTACCATTTGGTGAGGatgcacgcacgcgcacacacgcacacgcacaggGTCACTGTTGTCATtaatgtgtcctctgtgttaACGTCTCCATCGATCCGCTCAGATGTGTTTATGGTCTCGGTGTTGGACTCTGTGGTGTAAATGTACCGCTGAGCCCAGTGGGACCGTTGAGTGTCTCACGGTGCTGTGTCAGTGGACAGGATCGGACACATCTGACACAGTTAATGTGAGCGGCAGATGGGGACGAGCGGGGGCCCGGGGGTGTGTGGAGGCTGGGCAGGAGGTCATCTGAAGCACCGACCCCCAGATGGAGATAAAACACAGATCAAGCTTTATTGATCCCAAAGATCGAGACTGGACCGCAGCTGGACCGCAGCTCAAAACCAACCAATCGCCACaataaattaactttatttCTATTGCAGCCTTCACGTTCTTCAGGGGAGgttacagacacaaaaacacttggttaaggttaaaaaaagaccctgttttggcttaaaatacctgttctggtcgccacaaacacggctggagacgTCCTGACCTCccattaaaaacacctggttttgtgcCACAAGCAAAAGTGGAGACGTCCTGATTCCTCGTcacaaatatcagtttttgctgccacaaacacggcgAGAGACGTCCTGAGTtcctgtcgccacaaacatgagCGCAAATGTCTCAACATCTCgttaaaacaaattgttttttgtcGTCTCAAACGTGACATGAGATGTCCGAGGTTCTTGTCAAAATTATTCAGTtattgtcgccacaaacacggctggaagtGTCCGAACCTCTCATCATCAACGTGTTTTTTGACATCTCAAACGTGGCTGCAGATGTTCCAACATCTGGTTTAATAAAACTAGATTTTGTGCCACAAGCACAGCTGGAGACGTCCCaacttctcatcaaaaatatatgTTATTGACGCGTCAAACACGACTTTATGTtcttttagagaaaaaaaacttataaatgtttgaaactacACTTCCACCGAGGCCCAACAGGTACCAGCCACCAGCTTCATGCATTACTCCCcgagaaattaacaaaaatgttggaTAAAGTGAAGtcacagtgttaaagaaagtgagaaaaatcgTCTGTTTCAGTCAACATCgtctgttctgggccgagaccgTCCTCCATCCAACCAGCAAACGTTTCCTGTTCTCTAACgtttgtctcttctctctcctgcaggTCGAGGACGCCCCGATCAGACCCAGTTGCCTtaactgacctttgacctttctCCGACAACCCAACTGAGGTCACGACCTCACTGCAGAACAGCAGGACTCGTCATCAATCGCCCATCTCCAACCATCCTCGTCATGACGCAGCAGAGAGTCGACGAGGTCTGATAAAACCTGAAACCTGAAAgatgacagagagcaggaggaggagggagctgtGAGACGCCGAACGGGAAGAAAATCGGGACGAAAAGGATGTGAAGTCAGCGCAGAACTGTCTGAACGTCAAACAAAACCTGTACTCAAGTCAGCGTTTCACTCCAGCATCAACAACCAAAAACCTTCAGCTTCCTACGAACCAACGATGTAGAAGACGAACGCAGAGACGATTGTTGACAGACGACCACGATTGTCTCCTACTGACGAACTCTGATTGGAGCACTGTCCGACATGCTACGTTTTTATAAATAtggaatttaaaataaaaaacacagacagcaaaTAAGATTGTGTTACAGATAAAAGGGCAAAGACTCCATTTACTTCTTCAACAACCAAACTCACAACTGAGCCACAAAAGATTGTACATCTCAACCAAACTGTGGAGAAAGTTGGAACAGAACTCTGAAACTTGAGACATCACAGGTGGAAAGAACGGATCCGTCTGTTGATCTGAAGGACTTCAGTTTGtgcagaaacacatttgtagGAACCAAACCGGAGTGAGTCACCATGATGACGCATCTACACGCCGGTCTGAGCTCAGAGACGACGGAGAAGGCTCGTCTAGAGCTGAACGAGAACCCGGACACTCTGCATCAGGACATCCAGCAGGTATATCCACCATgcttagctaacgttagcttgttcATGGCAACAGTCAGCTCAAATGATGATGGTTTTTAAAGTACtaaactgctgctgttctgGTATTTTCACAAACCATCAGTGTGTTACGCTGCGTTCCAGTCAGTGTCGGAGGTTTGACTGTGTGAGTCCACCTCGCTCTGTCGGCTCACAACACGGTCCGCCTgttgagtgcaacagcttgatccgatatgttgtggtggagacaggtctctgtaaagacgtggagacgggtctctgtaaagatgtggtggagacgggtctctgtaaagatgtggtggagacgggtctctgtaaagatgtggtggagacgggtctctgtaaagatgtggtggagacgggtctctgtaaagacgtggagacgggtctctgtaaagatgtggtggagacgggtctctgtaaagatgtggtggagacgggtctctgtaaagacgtggtggagacgggtctctgtaaagatgtggtggagacgggtctctgtaaagacgtggagacaggtctctgtaaagacgtggtggacaCGGGTCTTTGTAAAGACATGGTGGAGACAgatctctgtaaagacgtggtggagacgggtctctgtaaagatgtggtggagacgggtctctgtaaagatttGGTGGAGataggtctctgtaaagatgtggagacaggtctctgtaaagatgtggtgaagacaggtctctgtaaagatgtggagacaggtctctgtaaagatgtggagacaggtctctgataagatgtggtggagacgggtctctgtaaagatgtggtggagacgggtctctgtaaagatgtggtggagacaggtctctgtaaagatgtggtggagacaggtctctgtaaagatgtggtggagacaggtctgcgtaaagacgtggtggagacaggtctgcgtaaagatgtggtggagacaggtctctgtaatgatgtggtggagacaggtctgcgtaaagacgtggtggagacaggtctgtgtaaagatgtggtggagacaggtctctgtaaagatgtggtggagacaggtctctgtaaagatgtggtggagacgggtctctgtaaagatgtggtggagacaggtctctgtaaagatgtggtggagacgggtctgcgtaaagacgtggtggagacaggtctgcgtaaagacgtggtggagacgggtctgtgtaaagatgtggtggagacgggtctctgtaaagatgtggagacaggtctctgtaaagatgtggagacaggtctctgtaaagatgtggagacaggtctctctcgctgcagcggcccaggttTCGAGTCTGACCTGTGGCCATTGGCTGCATGTCTTCCCCCACTCAGTCATCTCTCagctgtcctatcaaataaagccatgCAAGGAAAAACCTGCTGAcgaaccaaacaacaaacaaacaaacacaaaaataaccgATGCCTCgtgtttctgtctctggagGTGCGGGACATGATCGTGACGCGGCCGGACATCGGGTTCCTGCGGACGGACGACGACTTCATCCTGCGTTTCCTGAGAGCCAGGAAGTTTGACCAGGTGGAGACCTTCAGACTGCTGGCCCAGTACTTCCAGTTCAGACAGCAGAACCTCGACATGTTCCAGAGCTTCAAGGTCCGTTACCACACTGAACAGGACGCTGCTCACTGAGGCGCTGGTTTCAAACACacatcattcttcttcttctgtgtcagGTGGACGACCCGGGTATCAAACGGGCACTGATGGATGGTTTCCCGGGCGTACTGGAGACTCCAGACCAACATGGCCGAAAAATCCTCATCCTGTTCGCCTCCAACTGGGACCAGagcaggtaacacacacacacacacacacacacacacacacacacacacacacacacacacacacacacacgtttctgTATTGATTGAAAGCAACAGAGAGTCTAATGGGTCATTTCTGTACTAAAAatacacctgaacacacacagccagtcgTAGTTAAGACTTACAGCGTGAAGGACCGTCACACTCCCTTTAACTATTGATTAGCTGTTGATACACACgtacaccaacacacacacacacacacacacacacacacacaccctatcTCCAGTTTCTATCAGTAGTGGTCGATGGTGTTTTTGTAAACAGACACAACCATTTCAACACTTCCCCATCCGTCCCAACAGGACCAGGACACGCTGCAGGAGACGCctcagtgctgctgcagcagtgagtGGTGTGTTGGGGTTGTGTGTAATCtcgtcctccttctcctccatcagGAACTCGTTCACCGACATCCTGCGGGCGATCCTGCTGTCTCTGGAGGTTTTGATAGAGAACCCGGAGCTCCAGATCAACGGGTTCATCCTCATCATCGACTGGAGCAACTTCTCCTTCAAACAGGCCTCCAAGCTCACCCCCAACAT
This window contains:
- the LOC141014263 gene encoding clavesin-1-like; protein product: MMTHLHAGLSSETTEKARLELNENPDTLHQDIQQVRDMIVTRPDIGFLRTDDDFILRFLRARKFDQVETFRLLAQYFQFRQQNLDMFQSFKVDDPGIKRALMDGFPGVLETPDQHGRKILILFASNWDQSRNSFTDILRAILLSLEVLIENPELQINGFILIIDWSNFSFKQASKLTPNILKLAIEGLQDSFPARFGGIHFVNQPWYIHAMYTIIKPFLKDKTRKRIFLHGNNLNSLHQLIQPECLPSEFGGTLPPYDMGIWARTLLGPDYNDETEYTLTYDALHVRENCGGGGGDKDMMKRSQSAVEPGTLRQTDRDTSTPLLALD